In Nocardioides marinus, one DNA window encodes the following:
- a CDS encoding DUF3052 domain-containing protein: MSSTAGGGSTQTGPANDVAERLGLSTGMVVQELGWDSDSDDELRVAVENAIDADMVDGDYGNVVDAVLLWWRDEDGDLVDGLVDALTDLVGGGSIWLLTPKVGRPNAVDASEVAEAAPIAGLSQTTTATVSKEWAATRLVAPKTPA; this comes from the coding sequence GTGAGCTCGACCGCGGGTGGCGGGTCCACCCAGACAGGCCCTGCGAACGACGTGGCAGAACGGCTCGGGTTGAGCACCGGCATGGTCGTGCAGGAGCTGGGCTGGGACTCCGACTCCGACGACGAGCTCCGCGTGGCCGTCGAGAACGCCATCGACGCCGACATGGTCGACGGCGACTACGGCAACGTCGTCGACGCCGTCCTGCTCTGGTGGCGCGACGAGGACGGCGACCTGGTCGACGGCCTCGTGGACGCGCTGACCGACCTCGTCGGCGGCGGTTCGATCTGGCTGCTCACCCCGAAGGTGGGTCGCCCCAACGCGGTCGACGCCTCCGAGGTCGCCGAGGCCGCCCCGATCGCCGGGCTCTCCCAGACGACCACCGCCACGGTCTCCAAGGAGTGGGCCGCCACCCGCCTGGTGGCTCCCAAGACCCCTGCCTGA
- a CDS encoding AMP-binding protein, protein MLSKVVQGVGAAATSVKVLGRAGVIRPYSPVVLARLGLMLREWGTGPAGGFASLAIRTPDAVGIIDERGELTWGELHRRSNAVARGLAARGVGEGDAVAVMCRNHRGFIETSIAAAKLGADVLYLNTAFSGPQLRELLERDRPRALVLDEEFTALLEGVDVPVTVLGWCDAGSPDLPTLDGIIDEHEDGDLSAPGRHGRIIILTSGTTGTPKGAPRSEAGVDAAVSLLSLMPLHAGWRTHVAAPLFHTWGFGHMALGMLLGSTLVLRRRFDPEECLRVVQDQRCESIVVIPVMLQRILALPAEVLDRYDLSRVEVVASSGSALPGELALTWMDRFGDNLYSTYGSTEVAYAAVAGPHDLRESPSTAGRPPYATVVKILDDHGRPVPDGEPGRIFVGNGLLFEGYTGGGSKEVVDGLMSTGDVGRFREDGRLYVEGRDDEMIVSGGENVFPKEVEDCIARHDDVAEVAAVGVEDDEFGQRLRAFVVRREGSSLDEEGIRAWVKENLARYKVPRDVVFLDELPRNATGKVLKRELTQRDDA, encoded by the coding sequence GTGCTCTCCAAGGTCGTCCAGGGTGTCGGTGCTGCCGCCACCAGCGTGAAGGTGCTCGGCAGGGCGGGCGTGATCCGGCCCTACTCGCCGGTGGTGCTCGCCCGCCTCGGGCTGATGCTCCGGGAGTGGGGGACCGGACCGGCCGGCGGCTTCGCCTCACTGGCCATCCGCACCCCCGACGCCGTCGGGATCATCGACGAGCGCGGTGAGCTGACGTGGGGCGAGCTGCACCGTCGCTCCAACGCCGTGGCACGGGGTCTCGCGGCCCGGGGCGTCGGCGAGGGCGACGCGGTGGCGGTGATGTGCCGCAACCACCGCGGCTTCATCGAGACCTCGATCGCGGCGGCCAAGCTCGGCGCCGACGTGCTCTACCTCAACACCGCCTTCTCCGGTCCGCAGCTGCGCGAGCTGCTCGAGCGCGACCGGCCCCGGGCCCTGGTCCTCGACGAGGAGTTCACCGCTCTCCTCGAGGGCGTCGACGTGCCCGTCACGGTCCTCGGGTGGTGCGACGCGGGCTCGCCCGACCTGCCGACGCTCGACGGCATCATCGACGAGCACGAGGACGGAGACCTCAGCGCGCCCGGGCGGCACGGCCGCATCATCATCCTGACCTCGGGCACGACCGGCACGCCCAAGGGCGCCCCGCGCTCCGAGGCCGGCGTCGATGCCGCGGTCTCGCTGCTCTCCCTCATGCCGCTGCACGCCGGGTGGCGCACGCACGTGGCGGCGCCGCTGTTCCACACCTGGGGCTTCGGCCACATGGCGCTGGGCATGCTGCTGGGCTCCACCCTCGTGCTGCGACGCCGCTTCGACCCCGAGGAGTGCCTGCGGGTCGTCCAGGACCAGCGCTGCGAGTCGATCGTGGTCATCCCGGTCATGCTGCAGCGCATCCTCGCCCTGCCCGCTGAGGTGCTCGACCGCTACGACCTGTCCCGGGTGGAGGTCGTCGCCTCGTCGGGCTCGGCCCTGCCAGGCGAGCTCGCGCTCACCTGGATGGACCGCTTCGGCGACAACCTGTACTCCACCTACGGCTCGACCGAGGTGGCCTACGCCGCCGTGGCCGGCCCGCACGACCTGCGCGAGTCGCCGTCCACGGCCGGCCGCCCGCCGTACGCCACCGTCGTGAAGATCCTCGACGACCACGGCCGGCCGGTCCCGGACGGTGAGCCGGGCCGGATCTTCGTCGGCAACGGCCTGCTCTTCGAGGGCTACACCGGTGGCGGCAGCAAGGAGGTCGTCGACGGCCTGATGTCCACCGGCGACGTCGGCCGGTTCCGCGAGGACGGCCGGCTCTACGTCGAGGGTCGCGACGACGAGATGATCGTCTCCGGCGGCGAGAACGTCTTCCCCAAGGAGGTCGAGGACTGCATCGCCCGTCACGACGACGTGGCCGAGGTCGCGGCCGTGGGCGTCGAGGACGACGAGTTCGGCCAGCGGCTGCGCGCCTTCGTGGTGCGACGCGAGGGCTCCTCCCTCGACGAGGAGGGCATCCGGGCCTGGGTGAAGGAGAACCTCGCGCGCTACAAGGTCCCCCGCGACGTCGTCTTCCTCGACGAGCTGCCGCGCAACGCCACCGGCAAGGTCCTCAAGCGCGAGCTGACCCAGCGGGACGACGCGTGA
- a CDS encoding peroxiredoxin: MTGLRIGDPAPDFTLRDQFGQEVSLSSYRGTKAVAILFYPYAFSGVCTGEMAGIRDRLAEFMTFDTEVMAISCDPMFALRAFADADGLNFPLLSDFWPHGEVSRAYDVFDERNGCPRRSSYVVDREGAIRWAVHHSMPEGRDLDEHLRQLADAV, translated from the coding sequence GTGACCGGCCTGCGCATCGGGGACCCGGCCCCGGACTTCACCCTGCGCGACCAGTTCGGCCAGGAGGTCTCGCTGTCGTCGTACCGCGGCACCAAGGCCGTGGCCATCCTCTTCTACCCCTACGCCTTCTCCGGGGTGTGCACCGGCGAGATGGCCGGCATCCGCGACCGGCTGGCGGAGTTCATGACCTTCGACACCGAGGTCATGGCGATCTCCTGCGACCCGATGTTCGCGCTGCGTGCCTTCGCCGACGCCGACGGGCTGAACTTCCCGCTCCTCTCGGACTTCTGGCCGCACGGCGAGGTCTCCCGGGCCTACGACGTCTTCGACGAGCGCAACGGCTGCCCGCGGCGCTCCTCCTACGTCGTGGACCGCGAGGGAGCCATCCGCTGGGCCGTGCACCACTCCATGCCCGAGGGCCGCGACCTCGACGAGCACCTGCGCCAGCTCGCCGACGCCGTCTGA
- a CDS encoding TMEM165/GDT1 family protein produces MYAFLLSTAVIFVAELGDKSQLMAMTFAARYRARDVLIGITVATAVVHLASVGIGYWVGDAFADHQGAISVVAGVAFLGFALWTLRGDELTEEEADKARRSTGMAIVAVGVAFFLAELGDKTMLATITLATQEGWLGTWIGSTVGMVAADALAIGVGAVLGRKLPERTIRYGAAALFALFGLLLVLDGAGAL; encoded by the coding sequence ATGTACGCCTTCCTGCTCAGCACCGCCGTCATCTTCGTCGCCGAGCTCGGCGACAAGTCCCAGCTGATGGCGATGACCTTCGCGGCGCGCTACCGCGCCCGCGACGTGCTCATCGGCATCACCGTCGCCACCGCGGTCGTACACCTGGCCTCGGTCGGGATCGGCTACTGGGTGGGCGACGCCTTCGCCGACCACCAGGGCGCCATCTCGGTGGTCGCCGGCGTGGCGTTCCTGGGCTTCGCCCTCTGGACGCTGCGCGGTGACGAGCTCACCGAGGAGGAGGCCGACAAGGCCCGGCGCAGCACCGGCATGGCGATCGTCGCGGTCGGTGTCGCCTTCTTCCTCGCCGAGCTCGGCGACAAGACGATGCTCGCGACCATCACCCTGGCCACCCAGGAGGGCTGGCTGGGCACGTGGATCGGCAGCACGGTCGGCATGGTCGCCGCCGACGCCCTGGCCATCGGTGTCGGTGCCGTGCTCGGCCGCAAGCTCCCCGAGCGCACCATCCGGTACGGCGCTGCCGCGCTGTTCGCGCTCTTCGGGCTGCTCCTCGTGCTGGACGGTGCGGGCGCGCTGTAG
- a CDS encoding Dyp-type peroxidase, with product MPDPSSPRRISRRGLLGYAGTTGLGAAAGAGLVVAAGGGSPAPANPAGPAAPVPGATVSPWGAHQPGVAQHPPAVTEIVALDLLEGVEREALGRLMRVWTGDVEALTAGRGAPGDPAPWLSAAAADLTITVGVGPGALGADRFGEGPSGFAEVPPMTHDRLEERWSGGDLCVTVAGRDGTTVAHAVRRMVADAEPFARLRWRQVGSWNGTDPDGRPQTGRNLFGQVDGSGNPRPGTELFDDTVWVGGGRWAGATTMVLRRIRMDLDTWDDLTRDEQERSVGRTLADGAPLTGGAELDDLDLTAQAQGRLVVPLDAHARRSHPSLHGGRRIFRKGANYTREVETPRGARVESGLLFASYQADLADQFVPLQRSLDELDQLNEWTTAIGSAVFVVLPGFEAGSWLGESLLT from the coding sequence ATGCCGGACCCCAGCAGCCCCCGCCGGATCAGCCGCCGGGGACTCCTGGGCTACGCAGGGACGACCGGGCTCGGCGCCGCCGCGGGCGCCGGCCTGGTCGTGGCCGCGGGTGGGGGCTCCCCCGCCCCGGCCAACCCTGCGGGCCCCGCCGCCCCGGTGCCGGGAGCCACGGTGTCCCCCTGGGGCGCGCACCAGCCGGGCGTGGCCCAGCACCCACCGGCGGTGACCGAGATCGTCGCGCTCGACCTCCTCGAGGGTGTCGAACGTGAGGCACTCGGTCGGCTGATGCGGGTGTGGACCGGCGACGTCGAGGCCCTGACCGCCGGCCGCGGAGCACCGGGCGACCCGGCGCCCTGGTTGTCGGCCGCCGCCGCCGACCTCACCATCACCGTGGGCGTCGGCCCCGGCGCCCTCGGCGCCGACCGCTTCGGCGAGGGTCCCAGCGGCTTCGCCGAGGTCCCGCCGATGACCCACGACCGTCTCGAGGAGCGCTGGTCCGGTGGCGACCTGTGCGTGACCGTGGCCGGTCGCGACGGCACCACCGTCGCCCACGCCGTACGCCGGATGGTGGCCGACGCCGAGCCGTTCGCCCGTCTCCGGTGGCGCCAGGTCGGCTCCTGGAACGGCACGGACCCCGACGGTCGCCCGCAGACCGGGCGCAACCTCTTCGGCCAGGTCGACGGCTCCGGCAACCCGCGTCCGGGCACCGAGCTGTTCGACGACACCGTCTGGGTCGGCGGGGGCCGGTGGGCCGGCGCCACCACGATGGTGCTGCGGCGGATCCGGATGGACCTCGACACCTGGGACGACCTCACCCGTGACGAGCAGGAGCGGTCGGTGGGTCGCACCCTCGCCGATGGCGCCCCGCTGACCGGTGGTGCGGAGCTGGACGACCTCGACCTCACCGCGCAGGCCCAGGGGCGCCTGGTGGTCCCCCTGGACGCCCATGCCCGCCGGTCGCACCCGAGCCTGCACGGCGGCCGGCGGATCTTCCGCAAGGGCGCCAACTACACCCGCGAGGTGGAGACGCCCCGGGGTGCCCGGGTGGAGAGCGGGCTGCTCTTCGCCAGCTACCAGGCCGACCTCGCCGACCAGTTCGTCCCGCTGCAGCGGTCCCTGGACGAGCTCGACCAGCTCAACGAGTGGACCACCGCCATCGGGTCGGCGGTGTTCGTGGTGCTGCCCGGGTTCGAGGCCGGCTCCTGGCTCGGGGAGTCGCTGCTCACCTGA
- a CDS encoding copper chaperone PCu(A)C, which translates to MHTLITRPARVLALSASALLLTAGLVACGEEADTTAGDTTAATTDAGSSLVVGDPWVRATAGTEDTSMTAAFMTIDNTGDEDVTLVGASSDIAGSVEIHEMLMVDGAMAMRAMESGLVIEAGRGKVLEPGGYHVMLMGMTTELAPGDEVDLTLELSDGSTQELTVPVKEFTEEEGHYHEPGTDEDHSHGDEDSDTDEDEHSSDHSH; encoded by the coding sequence ATGCACACCCTGATCACGCGACCCGCCCGGGTCCTCGCCCTGTCCGCCTCCGCGCTGCTGCTCACCGCCGGCCTCGTCGCCTGCGGGGAGGAGGCCGACACCACCGCGGGCGACACCACCGCGGCCACGACCGACGCCGGCTCCTCCCTGGTGGTCGGCGACCCCTGGGTCCGCGCCACCGCGGGCACCGAGGACACCTCGATGACCGCCGCCTTCATGACCATCGACAACACCGGCGACGAGGACGTCACCCTCGTGGGCGCCTCCAGCGACATCGCCGGTTCGGTCGAGATCCACGAGATGCTCATGGTCGACGGCGCCATGGCGATGCGGGCCATGGAGTCCGGCCTGGTCATCGAGGCCGGCCGGGGCAAGGTCCTCGAGCCCGGTGGCTACCACGTGATGCTCATGGGCATGACGACCGAGCTCGCCCCCGGCGACGAGGTCGACCTCACCCTGGAGCTCTCCGACGGCTCCACGCAGGAGCTCACCGTCCCGGTGAAGGAGTTCACCGAGGAGGAGGGGCACTACCACGAGCCCGGCACCGACGAGGACCACTCGCACGGTGACGAGGACTCCGACACGGACGAGGACGAGCACTCCTCGGACCACTCGCACTGA